A window from Eubalaena glacialis isolate mEubGla1 chromosome 1, mEubGla1.1.hap2.+ XY, whole genome shotgun sequence encodes these proteins:
- the ASB1 gene encoding ankyrin repeat and SOCS box protein 1 isoform X1 yields the protein MAEGGGRAGPGPAGPNLKEWLREQFCDHPLEHCEDTRLHDAAYVGDLQTLRSLLQEESYRSRINEKSVWCCGWLPCTPLRIAATAGHGNCVDFLIRKGAEVDLVDVKGQTALYVAVVNGHLESAQILLEAGADPNGSRHHRSTPVYHASRVGRADILKALIRYGADVDVNHHLTPDVQPPFSRRLTSLVVCPLYISAAYHNLQCFKLLLQAGANPDFNCNGPVNTQGFYRGSPGCVMDAVLRHGCEAAFVSLLVEFGANLSLVKWESLGPESRGRRKVDPEALQVFKEARSVPRTLLNLCRVAVRRALGKHRLHLIPSLPLPDPIKKFLLYEQNSRAVVDCGEEEAICRAGRHRFLPL from the exons ATGGCGGAGGGCGGCGGGCGGGCCGGACCTGGGCCCGCAG GTCCGAATCTGAAGGAGTGGCTGAGGGAGCAGTTTTGTGACCATCCGCTGGAGCACTGTGAGGACACGAGGCTCCACGATGCAGCCTACGTGGGGGACCTCCAGACCCTCCGGAGCCTGCTGCAGGAGGAGAGCTACCGGAG CCGCATCAACGAGAAGTCTGTGTGGTGCTGTGGCTGGCTGCCCTGCACACCACTGCGCATCGCGGCCACCGCAGGCCACGGGAACTGCGTGGACTTCCTGATCCGGAAGGGGGCTGAGGTGGACCTGGTGGACGTGAAGGGACAGACGGCCCTGTACGTGGCCGTGGTGAACGGGCACCTGGAGAGCGCCCAGATCCTTCTGGAAGCCGGCGCCGACCCCAATGGAAGCCGGCACCACCGCAGCACCCCTGTCTACCACGCCTCCCGGGTGGGCAGGGCAGACATCCTGAAGGCCCTCATCAG GTACGGGGCCGACGTCGATGTCAACCACCACCTGACTCCTGACGTCCAGCCCCCTTTCTCCCGGCGGCTCACCTCCTTGGTGGTCTGCCCCCTGTACATCAGCGCCGCCTACCACAACCTCCAGTGCTTCAAGCTGCTCCTGCAGGCTGGGGCAAACCCGGACTTCAACTGCAACGGTCCTGTCAATACGCAGGGCTTCTACAGGGGCTCCCCCGGGTGCGTCATGGATGCTGTGCTGCGTCACGGCTGTGAGGCGGCCTTCGTTAGCCTGCTTGTGGAGTTCGGAGCCAACCTGAGCCTGGTGAAGTGGGAATCCTTGGGCCCAGAGTCGAGAGGCAGAAGGAAGGTGGACCCTGAGGCTCTGCAGGTCTTTAAAGAGGCCAGAA GTGTCCCCAGGACCTTGCTGAATCTGTGCCGCGTGGCCGTGAGGAGAGCGCTTGGCAAACACCGACTCCATCTGATTCCCTCGCTGCCTCTGCCAGACCCCATCAAAAAGTTTCTACTTTACGAGCAGAATTCACGAGCAGTGGTTGACTGCGGTGAGGAGGAAGCAATCTGCAGAGCAGGTCGACACCGATTCTTGCCCCTGTGA
- the ASB1 gene encoding ankyrin repeat and SOCS box protein 1 isoform X2 translates to MAEGGGRAGPGPAGPNLKEWLREQFCDHPLEHCEDTRLHDAAYVGDLQTLRSLLQEESYRRYGADVDVNHHLTPDVQPPFSRRLTSLVVCPLYISAAYHNLQCFKLLLQAGANPDFNCNGPVNTQGFYRGSPGCVMDAVLRHGCEAAFVSLLVEFGANLSLVKWESLGPESRGRRKVDPEALQVFKEARSVPRTLLNLCRVAVRRALGKHRLHLIPSLPLPDPIKKFLLYEQNSRAVVDCGEEEAICRAGRHRFLPL, encoded by the exons ATGGCGGAGGGCGGCGGGCGGGCCGGACCTGGGCCCGCAG GTCCGAATCTGAAGGAGTGGCTGAGGGAGCAGTTTTGTGACCATCCGCTGGAGCACTGTGAGGACACGAGGCTCCACGATGCAGCCTACGTGGGGGACCTCCAGACCCTCCGGAGCCTGCTGCAGGAGGAGAGCTACCGGAG GTACGGGGCCGACGTCGATGTCAACCACCACCTGACTCCTGACGTCCAGCCCCCTTTCTCCCGGCGGCTCACCTCCTTGGTGGTCTGCCCCCTGTACATCAGCGCCGCCTACCACAACCTCCAGTGCTTCAAGCTGCTCCTGCAGGCTGGGGCAAACCCGGACTTCAACTGCAACGGTCCTGTCAATACGCAGGGCTTCTACAGGGGCTCCCCCGGGTGCGTCATGGATGCTGTGCTGCGTCACGGCTGTGAGGCGGCCTTCGTTAGCCTGCTTGTGGAGTTCGGAGCCAACCTGAGCCTGGTGAAGTGGGAATCCTTGGGCCCAGAGTCGAGAGGCAGAAGGAAGGTGGACCCTGAGGCTCTGCAGGTCTTTAAAGAGGCCAGAA GTGTCCCCAGGACCTTGCTGAATCTGTGCCGCGTGGCCGTGAGGAGAGCGCTTGGCAAACACCGACTCCATCTGATTCCCTCGCTGCCTCTGCCAGACCCCATCAAAAAGTTTCTACTTTACGAGCAGAATTCACGAGCAGTGGTTGACTGCGGTGAGGAGGAAGCAATCTGCAGAGCAGGTCGACACCGATTCTTGCCCCTGTGA